A stretch of Spirosoma oryzicola DNA encodes these proteins:
- a CDS encoding gluconate:H+ symporter, with translation MPLLITTLGIFVLIILISYARLHTFLAFLLVSLGVGFALGLSPSTIFESIQKGIGGTLGSIVGIIALGAMLGKLVATSGAAQQIAVTMMSLVGTRHARWAFMITGFIVGLPLFYSVGFLLLAPLVITVAYRYKLPALYIGLPMLASLSVTQGYLPPHPAPLAILKQFNADMGLTLGYGILVSIPAILISGALFGSTLKRYTTLPNKVFMAAELTDEQMPSVAVSFLTVLLPILLIGVITFVRPFLAERSLASQVLLTLGEPTVSMLVSVLVAVGLLGLKRGKSMAETTVLLTDSVKEVAMLLLIFGGAGALKQVLTDGGVSQAIADLMQHSSLHPYVLAWTMAAIIRVCVGSSTVSGITTAGFVAPLLKASGVEPNLMVLSIGAGSMMFSHVNDTGFWLFREYFQLSMADTLKTWSVMETLVSVTGLAGVMVLNLIIA, from the coding sequence ATGCCGTTGCTGATTACTACCCTTGGTATTTTTGTACTGATTATTCTGATTTCCTACGCGCGTCTGCATACCTTCCTGGCTTTTCTGCTGGTTTCACTAGGGGTCGGCTTTGCACTGGGATTGTCGCCATCCACCATCTTCGAATCGATTCAAAAAGGAATAGGCGGTACGCTGGGCTCTATTGTTGGCATTATTGCGCTGGGAGCCATGTTAGGAAAGTTGGTAGCCACTAGTGGAGCCGCTCAGCAGATTGCCGTAACGATGATGTCGCTGGTTGGTACTCGCCACGCGCGCTGGGCTTTTATGATCACCGGCTTCATCGTTGGGCTGCCCTTGTTTTATTCGGTTGGCTTCCTGCTATTGGCTCCTTTGGTTATTACCGTTGCTTACCGGTATAAGTTGCCTGCGCTTTATATCGGTCTGCCCATGTTGGCCTCCTTGTCGGTTACGCAAGGGTATTTGCCCCCGCACCCGGCTCCATTAGCAATCCTGAAGCAGTTCAACGCCGATATGGGGCTGACACTCGGCTACGGAATCCTGGTTTCTATCCCGGCCATTCTGATTTCAGGCGCGTTATTTGGCTCAACCTTAAAGCGGTACACAACCTTGCCTAACAAAGTGTTCATGGCCGCTGAACTGACCGACGAGCAAATGCCTTCGGTTGCCGTAAGCTTTCTAACGGTTTTGCTGCCGATCCTACTAATTGGCGTAATCACATTCGTTCGACCATTTTTAGCTGAGCGCTCACTGGCCAGTCAGGTACTGCTCACGCTGGGCGAACCGACGGTCAGTATGTTGGTTTCTGTGCTGGTAGCGGTGGGATTGCTTGGCTTGAAACGGGGAAAATCGATGGCCGAAACCACGGTTCTACTGACCGATTCGGTAAAGGAAGTGGCTATGTTGTTATTGATTTTTGGCGGTGCTGGTGCCCTCAAACAGGTGCTGACCGATGGCGGTGTGAGTCAGGCTATCGCCGATCTGATGCAACATTCATCCTTGCACCCGTACGTACTGGCCTGGACAATGGCGGCTATTATTCGGGTATGTGTTGGCTCTTCTACCGTATCTGGTATTACGACGGCGGGGTTTGTCGCACCGTTGTTGAAGGCGTCGGGAGTCGAGCCTAACCTGATGGTACTGAGCATCGGTGCGGGAAGCATGATGTTCTCTCATGTCAATGACACGGGCTTCTGGCTGTTCCGCGAATATTTTCAACTGTCGATGGCTGATACGCTGAAAACGTGGTCGGTCATGGAAACGCTGGTATCGGTGACGGGGTTGGCGGGTGTGATGGTATTGAATCTGATAATCGCTTAA
- a CDS encoding RNA polymerase sigma factor, translated as MATSKIFDDEPGLWNAFQQGDIRAFELIYRTHSSMLLSYGRRLCSDHDLVNDVVQDVFVEIWTRRSTLRDLHTIKYYLFRIVRNKLSKLRASNLLVAVDEDDRMDDEQLLSPSIEFLITQQETSNDQAVRLQQAITKLPSRQREAITLAFYHDFSNEEIAGIMGINHQSVINHLNRALTFLRDLLTNQPIIAILIGLFL; from the coding sequence ATGGCTACCAGCAAGATATTTGATGATGAACCCGGCCTTTGGAACGCTTTCCAACAAGGGGACATCAGAGCTTTTGAATTAATTTACCGGACGCATTCGTCAATGCTGCTTTCCTACGGCAGACGTTTGTGCAGCGATCATGATCTGGTCAACGACGTAGTTCAGGACGTGTTTGTGGAGATATGGACCCGCCGGAGTACCTTACGTGACCTTCATACAATTAAATACTACCTCTTCCGAATTGTTCGTAACAAGCTGTCGAAGCTACGCGCCAGCAACTTACTGGTAGCCGTTGACGAAGATGATCGTATGGACGATGAGCAATTGCTTTCGCCATCCATCGAGTTTTTGATTACGCAGCAGGAAACAAGTAACGACCAGGCCGTCCGCCTTCAGCAGGCGATTACCAAACTACCCAGTCGGCAGCGTGAAGCGATCACGCTTGCCTTTTATCACGATTTCAGCAACGAAGAAATTGCCGGAATCATGGGAATCAATCACCAATCGGTTATCAACCACCTGAACCGAGCGTTGACCTTCCTGCGCGACTTGCTGACTAATCAGCCAATCATAGCTATCCTGATAGGGCTTTTTTTATGA
- a CDS encoding FecR family protein codes for MNQYDSCEDFVADSYFRQWVKQPDEASILYWEAYLAEYPEKAQMVRQAVELVKQLSDASASQTDPVTRDTEDAVWQGVLHQIGHSHRSSFGPFFNLSRNWQNLLAIAASVTVALGLGWWLLIHRSGSAVLKVDQLTRVNHSLIEQTNTTQATKLIALPDGSSIFLKKGSKVAYSRKFDEPNRTVHLTGEAYFEIAKDASRPFLVHAHELSTKVLGTSFTIRAYPNDKDVVVTVRSGRVAVFPQSNRKQSPKTRLATPEEIVLTRNQQIVFARQQARFVRTSRVLATTPLFPKGLSTSLPTFDFNATPISEVFSQLEKVYGVKIIYDKNGLGTCRLTADLTNESLAEKLMIICKSIEAEYRMQQLTVVVSGPGC; via the coding sequence ATGAACCAGTACGATAGTTGTGAGGACTTTGTGGCCGACTCTTATTTTCGGCAATGGGTAAAGCAACCCGACGAAGCCTCTATTCTTTACTGGGAAGCTTACCTCGCGGAATACCCGGAAAAAGCCCAGATGGTACGCCAGGCGGTTGAGCTTGTCAAGCAGCTGTCGGACGCCAGCGCAAGCCAAACTGATCCAGTTACCCGTGACACCGAAGATGCGGTCTGGCAGGGAGTTCTCCATCAGATAGGTCATTCCCATCGGTCGTCATTCGGACCCTTCTTTAACCTCAGCCGAAACTGGCAGAACCTGCTGGCAATAGCCGCGTCTGTCACTGTTGCGCTCGGCCTTGGCTGGTGGCTCCTCATCCACCGTTCGGGTAGTGCAGTTTTGAAAGTTGACCAGCTAACACGGGTTAACCATTCACTGATTGAACAAACCAACACGACCCAGGCAACGAAGCTGATTGCTTTACCGGACGGTAGCTCAATCTTTCTCAAGAAGGGAAGTAAGGTAGCGTACTCCAGGAAATTCGACGAGCCAAACCGCACAGTTCATCTGACTGGCGAAGCGTATTTCGAGATAGCCAAGGATGCTTCCCGGCCTTTTCTGGTCCACGCTCACGAGCTATCGACAAAAGTATTGGGCACAAGCTTTACCATTCGCGCTTATCCCAACGACAAAGACGTGGTAGTTACTGTTCGATCGGGGCGGGTAGCAGTTTTTCCGCAATCGAACCGCAAACAGTCGCCTAAAACCCGTTTGGCAACGCCCGAAGAAATCGTGCTGACCCGGAATCAACAGATCGTTTTTGCGCGGCAGCAAGCCCGGTTCGTGCGGACCAGCCGCGTGCTGGCTACTACTCCCCTTTTTCCTAAAGGGTTGTCGACCAGTTTGCCAACATTCGATTTCAACGCTACACCGATCAGCGAAGTATTTTCCCAGCTGGAAAAGGTGTACGGCGTGAAAATTATATACGATAAAAATGGGCTGGGCACCTGCCGACTGACAGCCGATTTGACGAACGAATCCTTAGCCGAAAAGCTGATGATTATTTGCAAAAGCATTGAAGCCGAATACCGAATGCAGCAACTAACGGTTGTTGTATCCGGGCCGGGTTGTTAG
- a CDS encoding TonB-dependent receptor, which produces MNNPILSKSIGWNVMRLLVLQLLLAAVFTNVSLATDGNAQDVLNQKITLQLTNRNISDVLNQIEKITEVKFSYSPDLIQANRKVSVAATNEALSQVLSTLLGPLQLKYEMVGNRLILTRNTQKKLTSLSDQPAIETGAPPITVRGRVLDEKNSPLPGATILLKGTTSTGTVTDAEGVFSLSVPDGNGTLVISSIGYTAKEVPINNQANIEIALVPDVKSLNEVVVVGYGTQKRSDLTGSIGSVKSAELLDRPAINVEQSLQGRIAGVNVSVNSGRPGGNTNIRIRGFSSINATNNPLYVVDGIIWAAGIDALNPSDIESIDVLKDASATAIYGTRGANGVILVTTKRGRKGGSVSYDTYVSSSHIARKRDVLNAKEFLALEDLAYQNVAKYDPTGWASGKYANKDPKIKRTALIGKLFDANLNPLYDVDWQDETTRTAISQNHNLGFTGGSDQTTYGLFLNYNDNQGTIKNTYLKRYTGRLVVDNQVKKFLKVGATLNYSYSEERRADEGVGGNNIPRMLIEMIPIVPIRYPDGTYGKRQDYPDMESGDNPVALTNEDNRMYKKQVFGANAYANITLMPGLDFRTTLGANLASQYNPFSETNLVQLSRPFRGYAEIWSYDTKFLQWQNYLTYNKQLNATNSINVVAGAEFQKYTYLQWFAGVESLPDNYYQYYNLGVSANPLPPTSSYNAYQMASYFARGNYNYKDKILLTATGRFDGSSRFGANNKFAFFPSAAIAWRLSQEDFLKNNPVISDLKVRASYGLTGNSEINSYQSLATLSTNTAVFGGQRASGTIIGTLANPNLRWEKTAQYDLGASVGLLKGRINLEADVYLKKTRDLLLSAPVPLSSGYASIYKNIGSMENKGLELSLNTINIDNKNFTWSTNFNISFLRNRVTALGEANDDIFPDPQFLNNTNILRVGQSVGSFYGLVRTGTWGSNEADQAARYGRKPGDLKFQDLNNDGQINDQDRVVTGKGIPTGYGTFSNTVRYKGIDLTLDLQFSYGNDILNLTHHSALDRTGQANSYAEVLNGWTPNNQNTFIAEARPSYVYYDSKIDSYKVEDGSFLRGRNLVLGYTFPTDFVQRIKLSRLRVYASAQNFFVLTKYTGYDPEVSTYGNAFAQGIQFFDYPKARVFTAGLNVSF; this is translated from the coding sequence ATGAATAACCCCATACTCTCCAAGTCTATTGGATGGAACGTTATGCGATTATTAGTGCTACAGCTCCTCCTGGCTGCGGTTTTTACCAACGTATCGTTGGCAACCGACGGCAACGCACAGGATGTGCTGAATCAGAAAATTACCTTACAGCTTACGAACCGCAACATAAGCGATGTACTGAATCAGATTGAAAAAATAACCGAGGTAAAGTTTTCGTACAGCCCCGATTTGATTCAGGCCAACCGGAAAGTATCGGTTGCGGCAACCAATGAAGCGCTTTCGCAGGTGTTATCGACATTGCTGGGACCGCTACAACTTAAGTACGAAATGGTCGGTAATCGGTTGATTTTGACCAGAAACACCCAGAAAAAACTAACATCGTTGAGTGACCAACCAGCCATTGAAACGGGTGCCCCGCCAATTACAGTTCGGGGTCGGGTTCTGGACGAGAAAAATTCACCGCTGCCGGGCGCAACGATTCTGCTGAAAGGTACGACCTCAACGGGTACAGTGACGGATGCGGAAGGTGTTTTCAGCCTTAGCGTTCCCGATGGAAACGGCACACTGGTCATTTCGTCAATTGGTTACACAGCGAAGGAAGTGCCCATTAACAACCAGGCGAATATTGAAATCGCGCTGGTTCCTGACGTGAAGTCGTTAAATGAAGTCGTTGTTGTTGGGTACGGTACGCAGAAACGGTCGGATCTGACTGGTTCGATTGGTAGCGTCAAAAGCGCTGAACTGCTGGATCGTCCGGCGATCAACGTTGAACAAAGCTTACAAGGCCGCATCGCCGGTGTTAACGTATCGGTCAACTCGGGTCGTCCGGGCGGTAACACCAACATTCGGATTCGCGGTTTTAGCTCGATCAACGCTACCAACAACCCGCTGTATGTGGTTGACGGTATCATCTGGGCGGCTGGTATCGACGCCTTGAACCCATCCGATATCGAATCGATTGACGTACTGAAAGATGCCTCGGCAACGGCGATCTACGGAACACGCGGTGCTAACGGCGTAATTCTGGTGACAACCAAACGCGGTCGCAAAGGCGGCTCGGTGAGCTACGATACGTACGTAAGCTCTAGCCACATTGCCCGCAAACGGGATGTACTGAACGCAAAAGAATTTCTGGCGCTCGAAGATCTGGCGTATCAGAACGTAGCCAAGTACGATCCAACGGGTTGGGCCAGCGGTAAATACGCCAACAAAGATCCAAAGATCAAACGGACGGCCTTGATCGGTAAACTGTTTGACGCGAACCTGAACCCGCTTTATGACGTAGACTGGCAGGATGAAACGACCCGCACGGCGATTAGCCAGAACCATAACCTGGGCTTTACGGGCGGTAGCGACCAAACCACATATGGTTTGTTCCTGAACTATAACGACAACCAGGGTACAATCAAAAACACGTATCTGAAACGGTATACGGGTCGGTTAGTTGTCGATAACCAAGTGAAGAAGTTTTTGAAGGTGGGTGCTACGCTGAACTACAGTTACTCGGAAGAACGCCGGGCCGACGAAGGTGTGGGTGGTAATAACATTCCCCGGATGCTGATCGAGATGATCCCCATCGTGCCGATTCGTTACCCCGACGGTACCTACGGCAAACGCCAGGATTACCCGGACATGGAAAGTGGCGACAACCCGGTAGCGTTGACCAACGAAGATAACCGGATGTACAAAAAGCAAGTGTTCGGAGCGAATGCTTACGCAAACATCACGCTGATGCCGGGTCTGGACTTCCGCACGACGCTTGGGGCAAACCTCGCCAGCCAGTATAACCCATTCTCGGAAACGAATCTGGTTCAGTTGAGCCGTCCGTTCCGGGGTTACGCTGAAATCTGGAGCTACGATACGAAGTTCTTGCAGTGGCAGAATTACCTGACCTACAACAAGCAGCTCAACGCTACCAATTCGATTAACGTGGTTGCTGGTGCTGAGTTTCAGAAGTACACGTATCTGCAATGGTTTGCGGGTGTAGAAAGTCTACCCGACAACTACTACCAGTACTACAACCTGGGTGTTAGTGCGAACCCACTGCCGCCAACCTCGTCGTACAATGCTTACCAGATGGCGTCTTACTTCGCACGGGGTAATTACAACTACAAAGACAAAATTCTGTTGACCGCAACGGGTCGTTTTGACGGTTCGTCGCGCTTCGGGGCTAACAACAAATTTGCGTTTTTCCCCTCGGCGGCTATTGCGTGGCGTTTGTCGCAGGAAGATTTCCTGAAAAACAACCCGGTTATTTCCGATCTGAAAGTACGGGCGAGCTACGGTCTGACGGGTAACTCGGAGATCAACTCGTACCAATCGCTGGCAACACTGAGCACAAACACCGCCGTTTTTGGTGGTCAGCGGGCATCGGGTACCATCATCGGTACATTAGCTAACCCGAACCTGCGCTGGGAAAAAACTGCACAGTATGATTTAGGCGCATCGGTTGGCTTGCTGAAAGGCCGCATTAACCTGGAAGCCGATGTGTATCTGAAAAAGACCCGCGATTTGTTGTTGTCGGCTCCCGTACCGCTGTCTAGTGGTTACGCCAGCATCTACAAAAACATTGGTAGCATGGAAAACAAAGGGTTGGAGTTATCGCTGAATACCATCAACATCGATAACAAAAACTTTACGTGGTCGACCAACTTCAACATCTCGTTCCTGCGGAACCGGGTAACGGCGCTGGGTGAAGCCAACGACGATATCTTCCCCGATCCGCAGTTCCTGAACAACACCAACATCCTGCGCGTCGGTCAGTCGGTTGGCTCGTTCTACGGACTGGTCCGGACCGGCACCTGGGGATCGAACGAAGCCGATCAGGCAGCTCGCTACGGTCGGAAACCGGGTGATCTGAAGTTCCAGGATCTAAACAACGACGGTCAGATCAATGACCAGGACCGCGTTGTTACGGGCAAAGGGATTCCAACTGGCTACGGAACGTTCAGCAATACGGTTCGTTACAAAGGAATCGACCTGACGCTGGATCTTCAGTTCTCATACGGTAACGACATCCTCAACCTGACGCACCACTCGGCCCTCGACCGTACCGGTCAGGCGAACAGCTACGCTGAAGTGCTGAACGGCTGGACACCAAACAACCAGAATACGTTTATTGCCGAAGCGCGCCCTTCGTACGTGTACTACGATTCTAAAATCGATTCGTACAAAGTGGAAGATGGTTCGTTCCTGCGGGGTCGTAACCTAGTGCTGGGCTACACGTTCCCAACTGATTTCGTACAGCGCATCAAGCTAAGCCGCCTGCGGGTTTACGCATCGGCTCAGAACTTCTTCGTGCTGACCAAGTACACGGGCTACGATCCAGAAGTAAGTACCTACGGCAACGCGTTTGCACAGGGTATTCAGTTCTTCGACTATCCGAAAGCACGGGTGTTCACGGCCGGTCTGAACGTTTCTTTCTAA
- a CDS encoding RagB/SusD family nutrient uptake outer membrane protein, with amino-acid sequence MTATRMKKYMQSISRVAVCGAVMLSAFGCSDYLEEVNKSNFTQGSYFTSASQAQSAIDGLYAGLRMFNTDNGYGERPWVSLELINGHASTLGQSFFNSQFINQTADAANPPFRTIWQSSYNTIGSANLAIQRIPSISMDESQKKSLLGQAYFMRAFFYYHLVRLYGDVPLITTPIDASSADLYPARSPQEDVYKLIVSDLTTAEQAGLPVSDQTGRITVGAVKSLLSSVYLTMAGYPLQKTENYALAAAKAKEVIDSKVYPLFTSYEYLHDNAHKNQGELILQAQYATGIATNSISALVIPYFARISVYGDEYGAIIPTEGFYNTYEPGDLRAQERQFYFTQYPSISDTTQIVKFGVHALYKYFHKESALNRNVNTDENWTLLRLPEVMLIYAEASNEVSGPTQLAYDQVNAIRARAQLKPLTGLSKDQFREAIWKERYHELAYENKAYFDTQRTRKVYDVVNNRMVDAIGFKNESGATFTEKYLLWGLPQYDINNNKKLTQNPGW; translated from the coding sequence ATGACAGCAACTCGTATGAAAAAATACATGCAATCCATAAGTCGAGTAGCCGTGTGCGGAGCTGTTATGCTCAGCGCGTTTGGCTGTTCGGATTACCTGGAGGAGGTCAACAAATCCAACTTCACCCAGGGCAGTTACTTTACATCAGCGAGCCAGGCTCAGTCGGCTATCGACGGGCTGTACGCTGGCCTACGGATGTTCAACACCGACAACGGCTACGGTGAGCGTCCGTGGGTGTCGCTGGAGTTGATCAACGGTCACGCGTCAACGCTGGGCCAAAGCTTCTTCAACAGCCAGTTCATTAACCAAACGGCAGATGCGGCCAACCCGCCCTTCCGGACGATCTGGCAAAGCAGCTACAATACCATTGGCAGCGCGAACCTGGCAATTCAGCGGATTCCGTCGATTTCGATGGATGAGTCGCAGAAAAAATCGTTGCTCGGTCAGGCGTATTTTATGCGCGCTTTCTTTTACTATCATCTGGTGCGGTTGTACGGCGATGTCCCGCTCATCACCACACCGATTGATGCGTCGAGCGCTGACCTGTACCCTGCGCGGTCTCCCCAGGAAGATGTGTACAAACTGATCGTGAGTGATTTGACCACCGCCGAACAGGCTGGTCTGCCGGTGTCTGACCAAACGGGCCGTATCACCGTGGGTGCCGTGAAATCGCTGCTATCGAGCGTATACCTGACAATGGCTGGTTATCCGCTGCAAAAGACAGAGAACTACGCGCTGGCAGCCGCTAAAGCCAAAGAGGTAATCGACTCGAAGGTTTATCCGCTGTTTACGTCGTACGAATACCTGCACGATAACGCGCACAAAAACCAGGGTGAGTTGATCCTACAGGCGCAGTACGCAACGGGTATCGCTACCAACTCGATCAGTGCGCTGGTCATTCCTTACTTCGCCCGGATCTCGGTATACGGTGACGAATATGGCGCGATCATTCCGACGGAAGGGTTTTACAACACCTACGAGCCAGGCGATTTGCGCGCACAGGAACGGCAGTTCTATTTCACGCAATACCCGTCGATCAGCGACACGACCCAGATCGTGAAGTTCGGTGTTCACGCGCTTTACAAGTATTTCCACAAGGAAAGCGCCCTGAACCGCAACGTGAACACCGACGAAAACTGGACGCTGCTCCGCTTGCCCGAAGTAATGCTGATCTACGCCGAAGCGTCGAACGAAGTAAGCGGACCTACGCAACTGGCGTACGATCAGGTAAACGCTATTCGCGCGCGGGCTCAGTTGAAACCACTGACGGGTCTTAGCAAAGATCAGTTCCGCGAAGCAATCTGGAAAGAGCGCTACCACGAACTGGCGTACGAGAACAAAGCGTACTTCGATACGCAACGGACCCGGAAGGTATACGATGTTGTCAACAACAGAATGGTCGATGCGATCGGTTTCAAAAACGAAAGCGGTGCGACATTCACCGAAAAATACCTGCTGTGGGGCCTTCCGCAGTATGATATCAATAACAACAAAAAGCTCACGCAAAACCCAGGCTGGTAA
- a CDS encoding GH92 family glycosyl hydrolase, with protein sequence MIKKYICLLLGVSLATTAYPQSKTQSTDRVELVNPIIGTDSKPSLSNGNTYPAIALPWGMNFWMPQTGKMGDGWAYTYAADKIRGFKQTHQPSPWMNDYGQFSIMPVTGKLRVDQDERASWYSHKAEVAKPYYYSVYLADHDVTTEIAPTERAASFRFTFPKTDSSFVVIDAFDKGSYIKVLPKERKIIGYTTRNSGGVPKNFKNYFVIYFDKPFSSVQTWRDKRIVNDSLELTANHAGAAIGFKTAKGEQVQARIASSFISFEQAELNLKEIGTDSFDAVKQKAKAAWNKELSRIQVEGGSLAQQQTFYSCLYRSLLFPRKFFEFDANKKVVHYSPYNGQVLPGYMFTDTGFWDTFRSLFPFLNLMYPSLNAQMQEGLANAYKEGGWLPEWASPGLRSVMVGSNSASVIADAYLKGGRGYDINTLYEAVLKNSENEGPMDAVGRRGVQYYNKLGYVPYDVKINENAARTLEYAYDDFAIYQLAKALKRPQAEIDRFAKRCQNYRNLFDKQSGWMRGKNEDGSFQSPFNPFKWGDAFTEGNSWHYTWSVFHDVQGLINLMGGQQKFVAKLDSVFTTPPVYDESYYRSVIHEIREMQIANMGQYAHGNQPIQHMIYLYNYAGEPWKAQYWLREVMNRLYLPTPDGYCGDEDNGQTSAWYVFTAMGFYPVCPATDQYVIGAPLFKKVTATLENGKKVVINAPANSDSNRYINALRLNGKSYDKNWLSHQGLLQGATIDVDMSATPNKQRGTQAVAFPFSISAKQD encoded by the coding sequence ATGATAAAAAAATATATTTGTTTGCTTTTGGGGGTATCGCTGGCAACTACCGCCTACCCACAATCCAAAACGCAGTCAACCGACAGGGTTGAGCTGGTCAATCCAATCATTGGCACCGATTCGAAGCCGAGCCTGTCGAACGGCAATACCTATCCGGCGATTGCACTCCCCTGGGGTATGAATTTCTGGATGCCCCAGACGGGCAAAATGGGCGACGGTTGGGCGTATACCTATGCCGCTGACAAGATCCGGGGCTTTAAGCAAACGCACCAGCCCTCCCCCTGGATGAACGATTACGGCCAGTTTTCCATCATGCCCGTTACGGGTAAGTTACGGGTCGATCAGGACGAACGCGCCAGCTGGTATTCGCACAAAGCCGAAGTTGCTAAACCTTACTACTACAGCGTATACCTGGCTGATCACGACGTAACGACCGAGATAGCGCCTACCGAACGAGCCGCCAGCTTTCGCTTTACGTTCCCCAAAACCGATAGCTCATTCGTCGTCATCGACGCGTTCGACAAGGGCTCGTACATCAAGGTATTGCCGAAAGAGCGAAAGATCATCGGTTACACGACCCGGAACAGCGGTGGCGTACCCAAAAATTTCAAGAACTACTTCGTCATCTATTTTGACAAACCGTTCAGTTCAGTCCAAACCTGGCGCGACAAACGGATCGTCAATGACTCACTGGAATTAACGGCCAACCACGCGGGTGCTGCTATCGGTTTCAAAACCGCCAAAGGCGAACAGGTTCAGGCGCGTATTGCGTCGTCGTTTATCAGTTTCGAACAGGCCGAGCTGAATCTGAAAGAAATCGGTACCGATTCGTTTGATGCCGTCAAGCAAAAAGCCAAAGCGGCCTGGAATAAAGAGCTAAGCCGGATTCAGGTCGAAGGCGGATCACTCGCCCAGCAGCAAACCTTTTACTCCTGTCTGTATCGTTCGCTGCTGTTTCCCCGCAAGTTTTTCGAGTTCGACGCCAACAAAAAAGTCGTTCACTACAGCCCCTACAATGGTCAGGTATTACCAGGGTATATGTTTACCGACACGGGTTTCTGGGATACGTTCCGGTCGCTGTTCCCGTTCCTGAACCTGATGTACCCGTCGCTGAACGCACAGATGCAGGAAGGACTAGCGAATGCGTACAAAGAAGGCGGCTGGCTGCCTGAGTGGGCCAGTCCGGGTCTGCGGAGCGTTATGGTAGGGTCCAATTCGGCGTCGGTCATCGCTGATGCGTATTTGAAAGGTGGTCGCGGTTACGACATCAATACGCTTTACGAAGCAGTCTTGAAAAACTCGGAAAATGAAGGGCCGATGGATGCCGTTGGCCGTCGCGGTGTGCAGTACTACAACAAGTTAGGCTACGTACCCTATGACGTAAAGATCAACGAGAATGCCGCCCGTACCCTGGAATACGCTTACGACGATTTCGCGATTTACCAGCTGGCAAAGGCCCTGAAACGCCCTCAGGCCGAAATCGACCGCTTCGCTAAACGTTGCCAGAACTACCGCAACCTCTTCGACAAACAAAGCGGATGGATGCGCGGTAAAAACGAGGACGGTTCGTTCCAGTCGCCTTTTAACCCGTTCAAATGGGGCGATGCGTTTACGGAAGGCAACAGCTGGCACTACACCTGGTCGGTTTTTCACGACGTACAAGGCTTGATCAACCTGATGGGTGGTCAGCAGAAATTTGTTGCTAAGCTCGATTCGGTCTTCACAACACCACCCGTGTACGATGAAAGCTACTACCGGAGTGTTATTCACGAAATTCGGGAAATGCAGATTGCCAACATGGGTCAGTATGCGCACGGTAACCAACCAATTCAGCACATGATTTACCTGTACAACTACGCAGGCGAACCCTGGAAAGCACAGTACTGGCTGCGTGAAGTCATGAACCGTCTGTATCTACCAACCCCCGATGGCTACTGTGGCGATGAAGACAACGGACAGACATCGGCCTGGTACGTCTTTACAGCAATGGGTTTCTACCCTGTTTGTCCCGCAACTGATCAGTACGTTATTGGCGCTCCTTTGTTCAAGAAGGTTACCGCAACGCTGGAAAACGGCAAAAAGGTCGTCATCAACGCTCCGGCAAACAGCGACTCGAACCGCTATATCAACGCACTGCGGTTGAATGGCAAGTCGTACGACAAAAACTGGCTGAGCCATCAGGGATTGCTTCAGGGAGCCACTATCGATGTTGATATGTCAGCGACGCCTAACAAACAGCGCGGAACGCAGGCAGTTGCTTTTCCTTTTTCCATCTCGGCCAAACAAGACTAA
- a CDS encoding RNA polymerase sigma factor codes for MKRQSSLVSESVLIDKLTKRDEQAFHWLYDQYSPALYGVVLRIVRDEEHAQDLVQDIFVKIWKNLDAYDSSKGRLFTWMLNVARNTAIDALRARKTQPSPSNAIRTDEENVHIVDRQHNTEQPNPEHIGIKDVVSQLRPERRQLIDLVYFGGYTHEEAADELNLPLGTVKTRIRAALQELKQLFKS; via the coding sequence GTGAAACGTCAGTCATCTTTAGTATCGGAAAGTGTCCTGATCGACAAGCTTACAAAGCGCGATGAGCAGGCTTTCCATTGGCTGTACGATCAATACTCGCCCGCTCTCTACGGCGTCGTTCTGCGCATTGTTCGTGATGAGGAACACGCCCAGGACCTTGTGCAGGATATTTTCGTAAAAATCTGGAAAAATCTGGATGCTTACGATTCCAGTAAAGGTCGCCTGTTCACTTGGATGCTCAATGTAGCGCGTAATACAGCCATCGACGCGCTTCGTGCGAGAAAAACGCAACCTTCTCCTTCCAACGCAATCCGAACCGACGAAGAGAACGTACATATTGTTGATCGTCAGCACAACACCGAACAGCCCAATCCTGAACACATCGGAATCAAGGATGTTGTGAGTCAATTGCGGCCCGAACGCAGGCAGTTAATCGATCTGGTCTACTTTGGGGGATATACCCACGAAGAAGCCGCCGACGAACTAAATCTACCGCTTGGTACAGTGAAAACCCGTATCAGAGCTGCCCTGCAAGAACTAAAACAATTATTCAAATCATGA